TTGATGAATTAAGTCGCCGGATATTCAGTTTTAAGATAATTTTCGTTGGGAGAGAGCTCGCATGCAGCGGCCGAAAAAACCCATGCCACCTCTGAATGCATTGCGCGCATTTGAAGCCGCAGCACGTTTACAGAGTTTAACTAAAGCTTCTGAAGAATTATTTGTTACTCAGGGGGCGGTGAGTCAGCAAGTAAAGTTGCTTGAAGAGTATCTTGGTGCCCCACTGTTTACCCGTAAATCCCGGAAATTACAGTTGACTGATCTGGGACGTTCCTATGTGCCCGTGCTTACGCAGGCATTCAGTAATATGCGGGCCAGTACGCAGGAGCTTTTTGATACATCGCATCAGCCGGTATTACAAATCAAGTCCGGTACTACGTTTGCACAGCGCTGGCTGGTTGAGCGTTTACCTAAGTTTATGGCGCAGTATCCTGAATACCGGGTACGTTTGAAAACTTCAGTCTGGCCGAATGGTGAAGGTGTTGATGGTGTTGATCTTGAAATTTGCCATGGCTATGGTGATTTTTCGGGATCACTGGTACAGCGCATTATTAAAGAACAATGGCAGGTAGTGGCAAGCCCAGGGTTTATGGAAAGGTATCCCGGCAGTCATCAGCTGGATCAGTTAATCGAAATGCCGCTGATCAGCATCATGGGTTATCGGGAAGGCTGGCATAGCTGGTTTGGTGAGCAGGGGTTAGTTGAATTGCAACCAATGACCAGTTTTGAAAGTGATAACACGACTATGGCGATAGATATGGCCGAGTCAGGGGTTGGAGCACTACTGGGGCTAAGTGGGCATTTGTATGAGCCGTTGCAAAGTGGCCGGCTGATTAAAGCTAATGAGTACGAAATGGAAGCGGAGTGCGGGCATTATCTGGTTCTGCCAAACCGCCCTATGACGGCCAAAGTTGATAATTTCTGTCGCTGGATGCTCGAAGAGTTAGAAGAGCATCCCTGCAAAGATAATCTCGATTGGAATCTGAGTTTGTAACTTTCAATTTGAAATTTCTAAGTGATAAAAAATCCCGGTAAGGACCGGGATTTTTTATGCATGATAACTTCGAACTACACTGGCTGAAGAATAGATTCGACTGTCCAGTCTGTTTCAATACCCATAATAGCTGCCATTGTTGGAGCTACCTGTACTGAGGTGGCAAACTCGACTTCTAGCTGTGGCACGTTAGGGCCTGCGAAGATGCAGAACCGGTTGTCTTCAGGAGTCCCCGGACGCATGCCGTGGTTAGACTTGTATTTAGAGGCTCCACGAATGGCTCCTGTACCCATTACATCTGCTTCAAAGCTGACATATTCACCTTCAGGGCAAGTAAAGGCGATCAGAGTATCGTGAAGGTCTGCGGGTATGAAGTCTTTCGACATGACTTCCATACCTTGTTTCAGCAACTGTTCTGTGACGGTCGCGGCTTCTTCCGCTGAACGTGGTGCAACCATTAATACACTGCCTTCACTGGACCAGCGACAGCCTTCGGGTAGCAGCAAGTCGCAGCGTACAGCGTCAGGCATAGAAGTATGACCGTGATCACTCATGATGGCGAAATTGTACTTATCCAACGTGCCGTTATTGCGCAGTTGTGTCATCAGCGCGCCAACCTGCGCGTCTGCAGTACGTAAAGACAGTTCTGTTTGCGGGTGCTCAGTGCCGTACTGGTGCAAATAGTAATCGGTAATGCCTACTTCCAGCATAATCAGATCAGGTGCATCAGCACCCGCCAGAGTGGCAGCAACCTGCATCAACTGATAGTCAGCCAGCATACCCAGACTAAGTGTTTGTTCCCGGTCGGCAATCGGATCGACCATATCGTCAATGCTCATGCCAAGACGTTGCAGACGGTTATCCGGATCCAGGTTCTTATTGGTGAGGCTCCACTGCTCATTCGCCGGATGCGGTTCATTATCACGGCCGCGGCTCATTACATCATTTACCCACCATGGCTTGATAAACAGATTGCAGTCTTCCGGACGCACCATGCCATAGCCAACGTTTATAACATCACCGCCGGCTTTACGGGCAAAGCCTGCAAGGGTTTCGCCACGAACGTCATAAGGGTTAGACCAGCGGAATACGTCGCCATCCCAAATTTTGTTGCCGTAGACACCATGTTCAGCTGGCGGTCGGCCAATGATCATAGATGTTCGGCCGGGGAATGATGTTCCGCAAATCTCCGGTGTCAGTTCTTTTACCTGACAGCCCTGTTTGGCCAAAGCATCCAGGTGAGGCAGCTGAGCGCGCATCTGTTCAAATTTACCGGCGCTGATGCCGTCAATCATGATGAGAATGAGTTTATTCATAATGGTGCTTCTGAGTTCTCAAGGTTGCACTTATCTTATTTTCGCTAAGCATCCAGCAAAATGGTTTCGGAATAAAGTCAGAAAAGTGAATCTTTATCATTAGAGATAGTAATGTTTGCGGTTGCGCAGTATGGGCAGTTTAGCCGTAAAAGCATTCAGTTTTGTTTCAGACTGCATATTTAGCATGGACATCAATAAAAATGCGCTGTGGAAATGGATCCGAATTTAGGTATTGGTGATGACGTAATAACAGTGCGGAGGAGTATATATGCAGACGAATGAAACTGCTTTCGTCGGGGTAGGGTTAAGACAGGCACATTATCAGGCTGTTATTGATCAGGCTCCGTCGCTGGGGTGGTTTGAAGTGCATAGCGAAAATTATTTTAATCCCGGCGGGCCGAATCATTATTTTTTGCAATGTGTCAGGGATCATTACCCGCTTTCGCTTCATGGCGTAGGTATGTCTGTTGGATCGACAGATCCATTGGATATGAATTACCTGGCTTCGTTAAAGCAGTTAATCGACCGTTATGAGCCTTTTCTGGTTTCAGACCATATTTCCTGGAGTCGGCATAACGGAGAGTATTTTCCGGATTTATATCCGTTACCTTTCACCGCCGATGTTATTCAGCATCTTGTATCGCGTATTCAACAGGTGCAGGAATATTTGGGTAGAAAGCTGATTCTGGAAAACGTTTCAAGCTATGTGACTTTCGCTGAGTCAGAAATGTCGGAGTGGGATTTTCTAAATGAAGTGACTGCCAGAAGTGGCTGTCAGTTATTGCTGGATGTAAACAATGTTGCCGTGAATAGCTGTAACCATGGTTTTGCCGCAACAGATTTCATTGCCGGAATAAGCCCCTGCAGTGTGGCTGAAATACATCTTTCAGGTGCGGCGCACAAAATTATTAATCAGCAGCCTTTTATTATCGATAGTCATGATGCAGAAGTGGCCGATTCAGTATGGTCATTATACCAGCAGGCGATTGAGCGATTTGGTGTCGTACCAAGCCTGATTGAGTGGGATAGCCAAATGCCAGATCTGCAGGTATTAGTCGATCAGGCTGCGATTGCTTCAGAAATATTGGGAGAGTGCGTGCATGCTGGCTGAACTGCAAAGTAATTTCATTACTACGTTAAAGCAGCGGGAGCTCACAGACTTTGCTTCTGAACTGGTTTCTACCGAAGTCTCTGCGGCTGAGCGTATGCATATTTATGCAAATCATCTGGGGCTGACATTGCGTGAGTTACTAACTGCTGCATATCCCATACTAGCTGTTCAGTTGGGTGAGGCTGAGTTTACCCGTTTATGTGTCAGCTACTACCGGCAAAGACCAATGGAAAAGCCAGAGGCGTGGCATTTTGGTGAGGGCTTCGCAGAGGCTATGCAGGAAGATGCTGCATTGGTATCAGAAATTCCTTTAATTGATCTGGCTCGTATTGAGAGGGCATCACAGTGTTGTTTTTATGCTGCCGAACTGACGCCATTAGCTGCTGATGCTTTAGCCGGGCTGGATGTTGAGGCCTTATGTAAAGTGCGTTTTGAGTTGTTGCCGAGTGTTCAGTTATTAAATGTAGCCTCTCAGGCGCTTGGTTACTGGCGACAGGCACAAAATGTTCAGCTCCCGGCCAGGCTTGTGTTACCTGAACAGCGTTCAAGATTGCTAATACAGCGTTTACCCAGCGGTGAGGTTGGTGTAATCGAGCTGGCTCCTGCAGTGTTTTTGTTTATTGAGCTATTGGCAGCAGGTTCCGATTTTATAACGGCTTATGAAGAGGTGTTGAATCACTTCGCGGACTTCTCCGTTCAGGAGACATATCAATACTGCTTAACTGCAGATGTTTTTTCTAATCAGTCCGGCTGAGGTTACTTGCCATCAGACTGAATATTCAACAGGAGTCAGGATTATGAAAGATAAAAATAAACTCGCCTTGGCATTACTCTCTGCAGTTGCACTTCAGGGTTGCGCAACTGTCGAGGCCCGGTAGGGCAGTCAGACAGCTGTAACGCAGCCTGTACAGTCGGGCAGTAAAGATACGCAGAAGGCTGCCAGTACCGGTAACAGGGCTAATTACGAAAAATGTTACGGTATTGCTAAGGCTGGAGAAAACGATTGCCGTTCCAATGGGTTGAGTTGCTCTGGACATTCAACCCGGGATGGTCAGGCGAATGCCTGGATTCTGGTGCCACAGGGGCTGTGCAATAAAATTGCTGGCGGGCGTAAAGGTTAGTTTCTGAAGCAATAAAAAAGGAGGATCATAGATCCTCCTTTTTTATTGCTGATGTCTAATGATTAGCAGGTTATACGCGGCGGTTACCCATAACAAATAATGGCAGACCAGCGGTGAGGCAGGCACTGAAAAATATTGTGCTTTGCATACCTGTCAGCAACGCTCCCTGACTAAACAGAGTTAAGCCAGCTGCTATAAGAATGCTGCCAGACCATAACATTGGACGGTTATGAGGCTGGTCTTGACGAACAGCTGCAAAAATCAGCAAGGCGGCAGCGGCAGCGGCAATAAACTGAGCGTATTGTTCACCGTATTGCATGCGTCGCAGTAATTCGAAGAATGCAAATAAGCCAATCAGCCAGCGCCCCCAGGCTGGCTTTGACCATACCTTGCGCATACTGGTTGCAATTGCTGCTGTTGCTAACAGAGGTATAGCAGCAAAATAAGCAAGGTTTTCCAGCATTTGACGCAGTGTATAAAGGTCTCCGTTCTGGTTGTTTATCAATAGCTGCGCAATAGCGGAAAGCGCAATAAATAAACTACAGAGAGCCAGAACTTTATGGTTAATTTCAGCATCGTCATCACTGGTCTGACGATGTTGCCAGACCGATGAATACCCGCTGCTAATAGCCAATAGCAATAATGCAACAGAAGTCATTTTTTTATAGCTTAGCGAAAACGCGGCCGGCAGCTTCGATTGTCGCTTCGATATCAGCTTCGCTGTGCGCCGCTGATAAGAAACCGGCTTCGAAAGCTGAAGGTGCCAGGTAGATACCTTCTTCCAGCATGCCGTGGAAGAAGCGGTTGAATTTGTCAGTATCGCACTTCATGACATCCGCAAAGCAGGAAACACTTTCCTGCTCAGTGAAGAACAGACCAAACATTCCGCCCACGTAATTCGTAGTGAAAGGTACGTTATGGCGAAGGGCCATGCTTTCCAGGCCTTCAGCCAGTAGTTCTGTTTTGGCTGAAAGACGCTCATGGAAGCCTTCTTCCTGTAACGCGTTTAGCATGGTCAGGCCAGCTGCCATGGCGATAGGGTTGCCAGACAAAGTACCTGCCTGATAAACCGGGCCAAGTGGAGCAATCTGTTCCATGATTTCACGTTTACCGCCAAAGGCACCCACTGGCAGACCGCCGCCGATAACTTTACCCATGGTTGTCAGGTCTGGAGTAACACCGTAATAGCCCTGAGCACCGGTCAGTGAAACCCGGAATCCGGTCATTACTTCATCAAGAATCAGGACTGTGCCATGTTCGTCGCATACATCGCGCAGGCCTTGCAGGAAGCCGTCAACTGGTGGAATGCAGTTCATGTTACCGGCAACCGGCTCAACAATGATGCAGGCAATCTGATCACCGGCAGCAGCGAAGGCTTCACGAACATTGTCGATATCGTTGTATGTCAGCGTAATAGTGTGTTCAGCCAGTGCTGCTGGTACGCCCGGAGAGTTTGGTTCGCCCAGTGTCAACGCACCAGAACCTGCTTTAACCAGCAGGGAGTCAGAGTGGCCATGGTAGCAGCCTTCGAACTTAACGATTTTGTCACGGCCGGTATAACCCCGGGCCAGACGAATCGCGCTCATAGTCGCTTCGGTGCCGGAGTTAACCATTCGTACCAGGTCCATACCCGGCATCATTTCACAGACTTTATCCGCCATATCAATTTCGATAGCAGTTGGCGCACCAAAGCCCAGACCACTGTCGATCATACCGCGTACGGCATTCAATACGTCCGGGTTGGCATGTCCCAGAATCATTGGGCCCCATGAGCCAACGTAATCGATATATTGCTTGTCGTCTTCGTCAAACAGGTAAGCACCTTCACCACGCTTGAAGAAAATAGGTGTGCCGCCGACACCTTTAAAAGCACGTACCGGTGAGTTTACACCGCCTGGGATGTGGTTTTGAGCTGCCTGGAACAGGGATTCTGAGCGTGACATATCTGTTTCTCTATTCGGATGCCTTACCTGGGGTAGGGCCTGTTATATATGGAATCTCAGACCCGTAACCGGGCTAACCGTTACGGATCGTCTGTTAAGTCGTTTTAACGAAAAAGCTGTTGAAAGCTTTGTGCCCGGGCGGTTATGTCTTCAGCGCTGAATAAACTATGTACTACAGCTAGCATATCCGCTCCGGCGTTAATGATCTGATGTGCATTATCCACAGTAATACCGCCTATCGCTACTACCGGAACAGGGAGGTTTTGCTTTGCGTCATGAAGAAGGTGCATTGGCGCAGGTTTAGCATTCGGTTTAGTCTTTGACGCAAAGAAAGCACCAAAGGCAACGTAGTCTGCATCATAGCTGCATGCCTGTTCTGCAAGCTGTAAATCGTCGTGACAGGTAATGCCTATAATGGCATTCGGACCGAGAATATTGCGGGTGTCAGCATGGTTACCATCACCTTGCCCAAGATGCACACCATCTGCTGAAATTGCTTGTGCCAGCTCAATGTCATCGTTGATCAGTAGCAGACTGTCATACTGATGGCAAAGATCTAACAGGGCTGCAGCTTGCTGTTGGCGCTGTTTTGCGCCTGTTGATTTATCGCGATACTGAATTATGCCGCAACCGCCCCGTAATGCTGCTTCTACCTGAAAAAGCATGCTATTCAGGTTAGGCATAAGTTGACTGTCGGTAATACCGTAAAGCCCTTGCAGGCGGGGATCGGAAGCGCGGCTATTCATGGGGTTTCCTGTGACTGATGATTACATATCTGAAGCAGCAGGCATGATACTCCAGTTATGTAATGATGTTCAGGCGGACTGCTTGTAAAATGTCATTAAAAGGGCTGATGTCGATTATCAGTTGTGCAGTTTCTGCGTATAGATATGCTCTATCTGTTCACGGGTGATGATGCCTGAAATTTGCTGATTAATATTGCAAACATAGAGAGCATCAAGCTGGTCATGATTCATTTTATCTAATGCTTCTTTTAGGCTAGCTTTAATGCTTAGAGCGGCGACATCTTTACGTAAAGCAGGAATTTCCATTAGGTCTATATCTTGACCGGTCTCTTCAGAATGTTCGTGGATATAAGCTTCTAGGTCTGCAGGAAGTAGAATGCTGTCAGGTGAGTCATTACCGAGTAACAGCCATTGGGGTTTTTCCTGCAAAGCATTTTTAGCGGCTGTTAGGTTGCAGTTAATAGATAGCTGAACGGTGCTTTGTAAGACGCTGCTCACACCTATGCGGGAGAGTGCAAGACTAAGAGGTTCGTGCCGGTAATCTAAACCCTGATTCTGTAAGGTCGCCAGGAATATAGAGGGTAGTTTAAAGACATAACGAACAGTTGTAGTTGCAACCACGATAGCCAGCATGCCGGGGAAGATAATATTCGGATTAGCTGTTAATTCCAGTAGGGCAATTAAGGCTGCTAACGGTGCGTTAAGCACAGCTCCCATCATTGCCCCCATACCCAGCATTGCATACAGGCCTACTTCAGAATGTTCCGGGCCAGTCATACCTGCAGTGAGCAATGCGAAAGCAGCACCAGTAATAGCACCGATAAAAAAGGTTGGGCCTATTAAGCCGCCGGGAATGCCGAGACCTAATACAATTGGCGTAAGTAAGCACTTAGTAATCAGCATGCCGAGCAATAATGCTAAGGTAAAGTTCCCCTGCAATGTTTCGCTTATCGTGTCATAGCCGATGCCCATTACCTGTGGATAAAACAGTGCTGCCAGGCCAGTTAATACGCCAGCGAGTAATAGTCGCGAGGTCATTGGCCATGCAGCACTCTTTTGGCTATATAACATCAAACGCATAAAACCGGCAGCGACCAGAGCGATGATAAATCCGAGCAGAATCACCAGTGGGATTTCGTTTAGTGACTGGATTTGTAATGCCGGAATGTTGAAGTCTGCGTCATGTCCGTACACTGATTTTACCAGCAGAGCAGCTGTCACTGATGAGACCAGTACAGGGGTAAAACCGATAACTGTGTACTCCAGCAGAATAACCTCCATCGCAAAAATAACGCCGGCCAAAGGCGTGTTGAAAGCAGCGGAAATTGCCGCTGCAACGCCGCAGCCAACTAATAGGCGTAAAGAGTTATTAGGTAAATGCAGTACTTGCCCTAACAAACTGCTGCAGGCTGCTCCAAGATGTGCTGCCGGACCTTCGCGGCCGACAGAATGACCGCTGAGAATTGCGACAGAGGCAGATACAAACTGTAACCACATGTTCTTTGCAGGCAGATGTCCCTGATGATAAGTCAGCCGCTCCATTACATGGACAATGCCGACTTTGCGGGTTGCTGGCGCCAGTTTGTAAAAAATACCGGCGAGTATTATTGAGCCGAGTACCGGCAGGGCGAAATGTAGCCAGCGGGGCAGATCTTCAAAATTCTCAGTATTGCCGCCGGGTAGCCACTCAGAAAGCGGTAGCTCGATTGCCAGGCGAAATGCCAGAATCAGCATGCCGGTGACTAGGCCGGAAAAGATCCCCAGCAATACGAGTTGCGGGAGGGCTTCGGCATGAGCAAGCCGGTGGCGAAAATGTTCGAAGGAAAAAATGTTTTTCAGCATTATACGATAGTAAAGGTTAGCGAGGGTTTGTATCATGTAACACTGTATCAAACCGTGACGTGTATTGTGAGGCTAAAGTGGTAAAAGTAGGTATTGTCGGCGGCACCGGTTACACCGGTGTAGAGTTGCTTAGATTATTGGCGAACCATTCTCAGGTAAAAGTTGAAGTTATTACTTCCCGATCTGAAGAAGGTGTTCGCGTTGATGATATGTACCCGAACCTGCGTGGTCACTATGATTTACGCTTTTCTGTGCCGGACGTATCGACACTGAGTCAGTGTGATGTGGTTTTCTTCGCGACGCCGCACGGTGTAGCAATGAAAATGGCGCCGGAGCTGATGGCTAACGGTGTGAAAGTGATTGATCTGGGTGCGGATTTCCGGATTAAGGATCTTGAGCTTTGGTCGCAGTGGTACGGAATGGAGCACACGTCTCCTGAAGCGGCTGCTATGGCTGTGTATGGTTTGCCTGAAGTAAATCGTGAAGCGATTAAATCTGCTCAGCTGATTGCCTGCCCGGGTTGTTACCCAACAGCGGCTCAGCTGGGGTATCTGCCATTGATTGAAAACAAGTTGATTGATCATCGCCGTCTGATTGCCGACTGTAAGTCTGGTGTCAGTGGTGCAGGTCGAGGTGCAAGTGTTGGTGCACTGATGTGTGAAACCAGCGAAAGCATGAAAGCATACGGAGTGTCGGGTCACCGCCACTTACCAGAAATTAAACAGCAGCTGAGTGAAGCTGCAGGCCGTCCGGTTGGTTTGACATTTGTACCACACCTGACGCCAATGATTCGTGGTATTCATGCAACGCTATACGGCACCCTGAAAGACCCTGTTGATGGTTTGCAGGAGCTGTTTGAGGAGCGTTATGCCAACGAGCCTTTCGTTGATGTGATGCCGGCGGGTAGCCATCCGGAAACGCGCAGTGTTAAGGGCGCAAATATTTGCCGGATCAGTGTGTTCCGTCCGCAGAATGATGACACTGTTGTTGTGCTGTCTGCCATTGATAACCTTGTAAAAGGCGCAGCAGGTCAGGCTATTCAGAATATGAACATCATGTTTGGTATCGCGGAAGATGAAGGTCTGCGCGCTGTTGGAATGATGCCATAATAGATAAAGGGTTTGTGCCAGTAAGTCTGAGGTCAGTGAAAATACTTGACCTCTTTACTGGGTTAAGCGGATAATGCCGGTCAGATTAGAAAGGTCTGTAATCAGATCTGTGAAAGTAAGAGGGTGGGGTAGTTATGTCAGAATCAATGTATCAGGAACCAACAATGGCTTTCACTGATTCGGCGGCATCTAAGGTGAAAAGCCTTATTCAGGAAGAGCAAAATGACGACCTGAAACTGCGCGTGTACATTACCGGTGGCGGCTGTGCTGGATTCTCTTATGGTTTTACGTTTGATGATGCAATGGCTGAAGATGATACGGCAATCATAAATGATGGCGTAACTATGGTTGTTGATTCGATGAGCTTCCAGTATCTGGC
The DNA window shown above is from Aliamphritea ceti and carries:
- a CDS encoding LysR substrate-binding domain-containing protein, producing the protein MQRPKKPMPPLNALRAFEAAARLQSLTKASEELFVTQGAVSQQVKLLEEYLGAPLFTRKSRKLQLTDLGRSYVPVLTQAFSNMRASTQELFDTSHQPVLQIKSGTTFAQRWLVERLPKFMAQYPEYRVRLKTSVWPNGEGVDGVDLEICHGYGDFSGSLVQRIIKEQWQVVASPGFMERYPGSHQLDQLIEMPLISIMGYREGWHSWFGEQGLVELQPMTSFESDNTTMAIDMAESGVGALLGLSGHLYEPLQSGRLIKANEYEMEAECGHYLVLPNRPMTAKVDNFCRWMLEELEEHPCKDNLDWNLSL
- a CDS encoding alkaline phosphatase family protein, producing MNKLILIMIDGISAGKFEQMRAQLPHLDALAKQGCQVKELTPEICGTSFPGRTSMIIGRPPAEHGVYGNKIWDGDVFRWSNPYDVRGETLAGFARKAGGDVINVGYGMVRPEDCNLFIKPWWVNDVMSRGRDNEPHPANEQWSLTNKNLDPDNRLQRLGMSIDDMVDPIADREQTLSLGMLADYQLMQVAATLAGADAPDLIMLEVGITDYYLHQYGTEHPQTELSLRTADAQVGALMTQLRNNGTLDKYNFAIMSDHGHTSMPDAVRCDLLLPEGCRWSSEGSVLMVAPRSAEEAATVTEQLLKQGMEVMSKDFIPADLHDTLIAFTCPEGEYVSFEADVMGTGAIRGASKYKSNHGMRPGTPEDNRFCIFAGPNVPQLEVEFATSVQVAPTMAAIMGIETDWTVESILQPV
- the bufB gene encoding MNIO family bufferin maturase, whose translation is MQTNETAFVGVGLRQAHYQAVIDQAPSLGWFEVHSENYFNPGGPNHYFLQCVRDHYPLSLHGVGMSVGSTDPLDMNYLASLKQLIDRYEPFLVSDHISWSRHNGEYFPDLYPLPFTADVIQHLVSRIQQVQEYLGRKLILENVSSYVTFAESEMSEWDFLNEVTARSGCQLLLDVNNVAVNSCNHGFAATDFIAGISPCSVAEIHLSGAAHKIINQQPFIIDSHDAEVADSVWSLYQQAIERFGVVPSLIEWDSQMPDLQVLVDQAAIASEILGECVHAG
- a CDS encoding HvfC/BufC N-terminal domain-containing protein, whose product is MLAELQSNFITTLKQRELTDFASELVSTEVSAAERMHIYANHLGLTLRELLTAAYPILAVQLGEAEFTRLCVSYYRQRPMEKPEAWHFGEGFAEAMQEDAALVSEIPLIDLARIERASQCCFYAAELTPLAADALAGLDVEALCKVRFELLPSVQLLNVASQALGYWRQAQNVQLPARLVLPEQRSRLLIQRLPSGEVGVIELAPAVFLFIELLAAGSDFITAYEEVLNHFADFSVQETYQYCLTADVFSNQSG
- the hemL gene encoding glutamate-1-semialdehyde 2,1-aminomutase, whose protein sequence is MSRSESLFQAAQNHIPGGVNSPVRAFKGVGGTPIFFKRGEGAYLFDEDDKQYIDYVGSWGPMILGHANPDVLNAVRGMIDSGLGFGAPTAIEIDMADKVCEMMPGMDLVRMVNSGTEATMSAIRLARGYTGRDKIVKFEGCYHGHSDSLLVKAGSGALTLGEPNSPGVPAALAEHTITLTYNDIDNVREAFAAAGDQIACIIVEPVAGNMNCIPPVDGFLQGLRDVCDEHGTVLILDEVMTGFRVSLTGAQGYYGVTPDLTTMGKVIGGGLPVGAFGGKREIMEQIAPLGPVYQAGTLSGNPIAMAAGLTMLNALQEEGFHERLSAKTELLAEGLESMALRHNVPFTTNYVGGMFGLFFTEQESVSCFADVMKCDTDKFNRFFHGMLEEGIYLAPSAFEAGFLSAAHSEADIEATIEAAGRVFAKL
- the thiE gene encoding thiamine phosphate synthase; this encodes MNSRASDPRLQGLYGITDSQLMPNLNSMLFQVEAALRGGCGIIQYRDKSTGAKQRQQQAAALLDLCHQYDSLLLINDDIELAQAISADGVHLGQGDGNHADTRNILGPNAIIGITCHDDLQLAEQACSYDADYVAFGAFFASKTKPNAKPAPMHLLHDAKQNLPVPVVAIGGITVDNAHQIINAGADMLAVVHSLFSAEDITARAQSFQQLFR
- a CDS encoding chloride channel protein, with the protein product MIQTLANLYYRIMLKNIFSFEHFRHRLAHAEALPQLVLLGIFSGLVTGMLILAFRLAIELPLSEWLPGGNTENFEDLPRWLHFALPVLGSIILAGIFYKLAPATRKVGIVHVMERLTYHQGHLPAKNMWLQFVSASVAILSGHSVGREGPAAHLGAACSSLLGQVLHLPNNSLRLLVGCGVAAAISAAFNTPLAGVIFAMEVILLEYTVIGFTPVLVSSVTAALLVKSVYGHDADFNIPALQIQSLNEIPLVILLGFIIALVAAGFMRLMLYSQKSAAWPMTSRLLLAGVLTGLAALFYPQVMGIGYDTISETLQGNFTLALLLGMLITKCLLTPIVLGLGIPGGLIGPTFFIGAITGAAFALLTAGMTGPEHSEVGLYAMLGMGAMMGAVLNAPLAALIALLELTANPNIIFPGMLAIVVATTTVRYVFKLPSIFLATLQNQGLDYRHEPLSLALSRIGVSSVLQSTVQLSINCNLTAAKNALQEKPQWLLLGNDSPDSILLPADLEAYIHEHSEETGQDIDLMEIPALRKDVAALSIKASLKEALDKMNHDQLDALYVCNINQQISGIITREQIEHIYTQKLHN
- the argC gene encoding N-acetyl-gamma-glutamyl-phosphate reductase, with the translated sequence MVKVGIVGGTGYTGVELLRLLANHSQVKVEVITSRSEEGVRVDDMYPNLRGHYDLRFSVPDVSTLSQCDVVFFATPHGVAMKMAPELMANGVKVIDLGADFRIKDLELWSQWYGMEHTSPEAAAMAVYGLPEVNREAIKSAQLIACPGCYPTAAQLGYLPLIENKLIDHRRLIADCKSGVSGAGRGASVGALMCETSESMKAYGVSGHRHLPEIKQQLSEAAGRPVGLTFVPHLTPMIRGIHATLYGTLKDPVDGLQELFEERYANEPFVDVMPAGSHPETRSVKGANICRISVFRPQNDDTVVVLSAIDNLVKGAAGQAIQNMNIMFGIAEDEGLRAVGMMP
- the erpA gene encoding iron-sulfur cluster insertion protein ErpA; the encoded protein is MSESMYQEPTMAFTDSAASKVKSLIQEEQNDDLKLRVYITGGGCAGFSYGFTFDDAMAEDDTAIINDGVTMVVDSMSFQYLAGAEVDYKEGLAGSQFVINNPNATTTCGCGSSFSI